From a single Cotesia glomerata isolate CgM1 linkage group LG6, MPM_Cglom_v2.3, whole genome shotgun sequence genomic region:
- the LOC123268160 gene encoding uncharacterized protein LOC123268160 yields the protein MHSGESKSLNHKLTINCTQYGMHSNSANYEQNKDLGLGFNNKLIKYQQQDNGNPIELYEGSSKHFGHMTEENFVEVRDKNSAINKQSHEQFGQSSEEHKSSYGYQAHSSETGYGNHDNSEGSAKYELADYYFK from the exons ATGCATTCAGGAGAATCCAAGTCCTTAAATCAcaaattaactataaattgTACACAGTATGGTATGCACAGCAATTCAGCGAACTACGAGCAAAATAAAGACCTAGGTTTAGGATTCAATAATAAACTAATCAAATATCAGCAACAGGACAATGGCAATCCAATCGAGCTTTATGAAGGATCATCAAAACATTTCGGTCACATGacagaagaaaattttgtagAAGTCCGTGACAAGAATAGTGCAATAAACAAACAAAGTCACGAACAATTTGGTCAATCGTCT GAAGAACATAAATCAAGCTACGGTTACCAAGCTCATAGTTCCGAAACAGGATATGGAAATCATGATAATTCTGAAGGATCCGCTAAATA TGAACTTgcagattattatttcaagtAG